CTGGCCCACCGGCTCAGCGACCTCGACCAAGCCTGCTGGTTCGCCCTCAAGCTGGTCCGCGCCCTGAAGTTCGCCCACAACCGGGGGATCCAGCACGGCGACCTCAAGCCCGCCAATATCCTGGTCTCCAACCACGGCGAACCGCTGCTGCTGGACTTCAACCTCTCGCGGCGGTTGCGAGCCGCGGTGGGCCTGGAGATGGACCGTCTGGGCGGCACCCTGCCCTACATGGCCCCCGAGGCGCTGGAGGCCCTGGCCGCCCGCCACCCGTTGCCGCCTGACCCCCGCCTGGATCTCTACTCGTTGGGGATCGTGCTTTATGAACTCTTCACCGGACGCCCACCTTACGACACCCCCGATGGGCCGCCCGCGGAGGTGGTCGCGCGGATGATCCGCGAGCGCCGCGCCACCCGACCCCGCGCCCGCATCCACAACCCCGAGATCAGCCCGGGCTTGGAGGCGATCCTGCTGCGCTGCCTGGAACCGCGGCCCGAGGACCGCTACCAAACCGCCGGTCAGCTGGCGATCGATCTCAAACGCCACCTCAAACACTGGCCGCTCAGATACGCGGTCAATCCCTCCAAACGCGAAACCCTCGGCAAAGCCATCCGCCGCCGCCCCCTGGTCTTCGCCTCGATTGTGGGCATCCTGCTTTTCATTCCGCTGGTGTCTGCCTATGTGCAAAAGCGGATTGACTATGTGGTGGCGGAGGGCAACCGCAACGTCCTGGAGCAGATTTCGGCCACGTTGGTGGTGGCCGATCGGTTCGACCGGATCGAGCAGGAGGCGTCGCAGCTGGATCAGGCGGTCCGAGGCGGCTTGGTGCGGGTGCTGAGGGTGGGCGAGCCCGCCCGCTCCCTGGCCGCCCGCGACCTGGCCAACCGCCTGGGCGGCGAAGCCCTCCGCCTGGCCCGCGAGCTTCTGGAGTTCGAGCGGCACCGCGACGACTTCCAATCCCACCACCTGCTGCTAAGACTGCTGGAGTCCGAACACCCCGCAGCCGTGGCACCCACGCCCGCGCCTGCGCCTGCCACGGCCGGCGTCCCAACCGCCGGAGACCCCGCTCCGAACCCGCCCGCGCCCGCGCCCCCCTCGATCGTGGAGCGGCTCCGCAGCTCAGCGCTCCATCCGGCCCACCGCGGGCGTTGCGAGCGGCTGCGGATCGTCCTGGCCCGCGCGCTGACCCGACTGGCTCTGGTGGCCGACCACGCCGCGAGCAGCCCCCCGCCCTCCTTGGCCGAATCCCCCTCCCGCGCCGAGGAAACCCACCCCGCCGAGCTCGCCCGGACCGCCGACGAGGCGCTGGACTTGGCCCACGAGTTGTTCGCCCCCCACCAGCCGGCCGCGGCGCAGTTGGCCCAGCGGTTGATCCCCCTGCTCGACCAGACCCGTCACCGTCACTCCGGCTCCCGCGGTCAGGTCCAGCGGGAGGCCCCAGCGCCGTTGGCCATGGCGTTTGGGCGGCCCGGCCTGTTTTGGGAGACCCCCAACCTCGCGGTGCGCGACCAGCTGGAACTCGACCCCGTCCTCGCCCGCGCCGTGACCGAGGACCCCCGCCTGGATCATCTGTTGGTGCTGCACGCTGGCCTCCAAGGCCGCCTGGGCGAGGAGATGGTTCGGATCCGCGCCCAGGCCGCCGCGGAAGCGACCCGCGCCGCGCTGGACCCCGACCCGGTGCCCCACCTGGTAAGCGTGCTCTGCGACCGCGCCGCGGGCGACTTCCCCCGCGCCCGCGCCCGCTGGGAGACCATCCAGACCCGTCTGCTCAAGCCGCTGCAGCCGGAGCGGTTCGCCGTTGTCGCAAGCCTCGGCCCGCAAGAGGAGCGGGCGTGGCCGCCGGGACTGGAGGACCTGGTGTGGCTCCAAGCCGATCTCCACCGCCGCGCGGCCGACCCGGTCCAAGCCTGCGCAACCTACCGGATGCTGCAACGGCTGAGGCCCAACGACCCGGCGGTTCACCTCGGCCTGGCCGAGTCGCTGGTAGCGCTGCTCGAGACGCCCCGGCCCGACCGTGCGCTGAGGGCCTGGGCCCGGTTGCGGTTGCCGGACCTGCACCCCGTCCCTTCCCCGCCTGGCGGAGCCGGGGTCGGCCCGGAACGGTTGGTGGGTTCCAGCCCCGTTCAGGTCGAACCCAGCCTGGTTGACCTAGCACAGGTCACCCTCGCCGAAGCCCGCCGCGAACTCGCCCTGGTCCAGGACGCTCGTGACAGCGAGCGGCCCCGCCTCATCCTCGTCCGCGACCGTCTGGAGCGGTTTGAGCGTGCCTTGAACCGCGACCCCCACCTCTTCACCGTCGCGCTCACCACCGACTCCGACCTCCCCCCCGGCTTGACGGCGATGGAGGCCCAACCCGGCGGCGGCCCAGCCGGCTGGCCCAAACCCAACGCCGGTCAGGATAACTCCGATCTGCATGCCATTGTGCGCATGGCTCTTCACCTGCCGATCCACTTTGGCGCAGGGGACGACCGCGATCCCTGGGAGGGACCACCCCTGAACCTTGCGCAAATCGACGACCTGCTGGCCGCCCTGGAACGCTCGCGCCAGCTTGACGCCGAACACCTCGACCTCCGCCCCCTGGCCCAGGCGTTGGCCCGCCGGATTCCCCATGCCCCGCCCTCCCCCGCCGCCGCCGCGGGGGGAGATCCCGCCACGCCCCCGCCGCCGGAGCCGCTGGTGCTTCAAGCCCGTGCCTACCGCCTGATCACTTCCGACGCCGCGACCCTGCACCGCTTCCGCGACCGCCTCGAACACTCGCCCGACGAAATCCACGCGCTGGATCTGCTCATCGAGCTGACCCTCTCGGTCAACGTCAACGGTCCCCAGACCGACCCGCTGCGGCTCCAAGCCGTTCTGCCCCGGCTGCGTGCCTGGGCCCGCCGCCTCAGCCAACTGGCCCCCTCCCACCCCCGCCTCAACCAGGTTCGGCCCCTGATTGAGGCCGACTTCTAGGATCGATCTCGGATGCGGGGACCGGACGGTCTTGGGGGCCGCGGCCGCGGCCCCCGACACGCTTTGCCCCGCCCAAACAGGGGTCCCGCTTGCTCGGCGGCCAGGAACCAGTCCGCCCTAGAACGAGGAGGTGAACACGACCCGCGAAGAGACCACGGTTTGGGGATGAAGCAGCTCCGCCAGACGCTCGCGGCTGGTCCAGCCTTTTTCCAGCACCAGGTCCGAGATGCGTCGTCCCGTTTCGCGGGCCTCGCGGGCCAACAGGGTGGCCTTTTCGTAACCAATCTCGGGCACCAGGATGGTCGCCAGGGCCAGCGAGTTTTCCACAAAGTCGCGCAGACGCTCCACGTTGGCCGTGATCCCCTCCACGCAGTTGACCGTCAGGGTGCGGCAGGCATTGCGCAAGTGGGTGATCGAGCGAAACAACGAATAGGCGATGATCGGCTCGAAGGCGTTGAGCTGAAGTTGGCCCCCCTCCGAGGCGAACGACACAGTTACGTCGTTGCCGATCACGGCGAAGGCCACCTGGTTGACCACCTCGGGGATAATCGGATTGACCTTGCCGGGCATGATCGAACTGCCCGCGGCCCGGTCGGGCAGGTTGATCTCGTTGAGGCCGGCGTAGGGACCAGAGGACAGCAGCCGCAGGTCATTGCAAATCTTCGAAAGCTTACAGGCAAACCGCTTCAAGACCCCCGAGAGTTGCACAAAGGAGCCCGTGTCCTGGGTGGCCTCAACGAGGTTGGAGGCGGTCACAAGGTTCAGGCCGGTCAGTTCGGAAAGATGGTCGCGCACCAGCGGTGCATAGCCGGGAGGCGCAGTGATCCGCGTGCCAATGGCCGTGGCCCCCAAATTGATCTCCCGAATCAGGTCGATCGCCTCGCGGATCCGCATGGCGTCCTCCTCGACCATCAACGCAAAGGCCGAAAACTCCTGGCCCAGCGTCATCGGCACGGCGTCCTGCAACTGGGTCCGCCCCAGCTTAATGACCTCGCGGAACTCGACCGCCTTGCGGGCAAACGCCTCCTTCAACCCCGCCATCGCCTCCAACAACCCCCCCAACGCAAAGGTCAACCCCACCTTGAGCGCTGTGGGATAGACATCGTTGGTGGACTGGGATAAGTTGACATGTTCAAGAGGGTGGAGGAACTGGTAAGCGCCTTTGGGCTTGCCCAGGTGTTCGAGGCCGCGGTTGGCGATCACCTCGTTGGCGTTCATGTTAGTCGAGGTGCCCGCGCCACCCTGGATCACGTCCACCACGAACTGCTCGTGCCACATCCCCCGGCGGATCTCCTCGCACGTTTGGACAATCGCGCGGGTGGGTTGGCGTCCGAGTTTGCCAAGTTCGTGGTTGGTGATCGCCGCGGCCTGTTTGACGCAAGC
The nucleotide sequence above comes from Isosphaera pallida ATCC 43644. Encoded proteins:
- a CDS encoding serine/threonine-protein kinase, yielding MSNPPASSSSSSFTFPNGLESPRPHAPASGLSRQDCERDLEQRLARFERMLRQRNAETDPADLRLERADGDDGGSGAGPGEADAPTDPAGDLVVLFDPVADLDDLASYLPEGPPAHRLEVLCELIRSHLEWCHEHLPVSLCPQVEADYLARFPELADKPGLVAAVRFEEQRQRLRRGEPPTPPPRMPTAPDPNLTPNPHPTAAAAGAAGLPWCLTPGDSPGDRSSRSVGDVATAYLLHLRRQSQRDREPRPTPDAAGLARGEPPRTVAVGEAMQRNLLDSRSGGLDPRDRDALALFERLDREAPHLARRIAEAAAALDRLRPGTQLIRGFHLLEQIGRGAFGRVFLARQNRHDLAFRHVVLKVVASECERGEASALARLHHTHIVPIHSVHTAGPLLVICMQYLGRHTLDMVIAARHRAPGRSRKNPAWSGTAAGAAGLDPPTPCWADPSTSWAGGGGSRGEPGRSSWWRRKPGGSTAALGTGSDSSSSLGGSSLNLSSSERRRLKAERRLRTIARLAHRLSDLDQACWFALKLVRALKFAHNRGIQHGDLKPANILVSNHGEPLLLDFNLSRRLRAAVGLEMDRLGGTLPYMAPEALEALAARHPLPPDPRLDLYSLGIVLYELFTGRPPYDTPDGPPAEVVARMIRERRATRPRARIHNPEISPGLEAILLRCLEPRPEDRYQTAGQLAIDLKRHLKHWPLRYAVNPSKRETLGKAIRRRPLVFASIVGILLFIPLVSAYVQKRIDYVVAEGNRNVLEQISATLVVADRFDRIEQEASQLDQAVRGGLVRVLRVGEPARSLAARDLANRLGGEALRLARELLEFERHRDDFQSHHLLLRLLESEHPAAVAPTPAPAPATAGVPTAGDPAPNPPAPAPPSIVERLRSSALHPAHRGRCERLRIVLARALTRLALVADHAASSPPPSLAESPSRAEETHPAELARTADEALDLAHELFAPHQPAAAQLAQRLIPLLDQTRHRHSGSRGQVQREAPAPLAMAFGRPGLFWETPNLAVRDQLELDPVLARAVTEDPRLDHLLVLHAGLQGRLGEEMVRIRAQAAAEATRAALDPDPVPHLVSVLCDRAAGDFPRARARWETIQTRLLKPLQPERFAVVASLGPQEERAWPPGLEDLVWLQADLHRRAADPVQACATYRMLQRLRPNDPAVHLGLAESLVALLETPRPDRALRAWARLRLPDLHPVPSPPGGAGVGPERLVGSSPVQVEPSLVDLAQVTLAEARRELALVQDARDSERPRLILVRDRLERFERALNRDPHLFTVALTTDSDLPPGLTAMEAQPGGGPAGWPKPNAGQDNSDLHAIVRMALHLPIHFGAGDDRDPWEGPPLNLAQIDDLLAALERSRQLDAEHLDLRPLAQALARRIPHAPPSPAAAAGGDPATPPPPEPLVLQARAYRLITSDAATLHRFRDRLEHSPDEIHALDLLIELTLSVNVNGPQTDPLRLQAVLPRLRAWARRLSQLAPSHPRLNQVRPLIEADF
- a CDS encoding aspartate ammonia-lyase; this translates as MLSRGEGEGLPLERQPAWFAGPTRREHDLLGEREVPADAYWGIHTLRALENYPITGVPISSYPDLIRALACVKQAAAITNHELGKLGRQPTRAIVQTCEEIRRGMWHEQFVVDVIQGGAGTSTNMNANEVIANRGLEHLGKPKGAYQFLHPLEHVNLSQSTNDVYPTALKVGLTFALGGLLEAMAGLKEAFARKAVEFREVIKLGRTQLQDAVPMTLGQEFSAFALMVEEDAMRIREAIDLIREINLGATAIGTRITAPPGYAPLVRDHLSELTGLNLVTASNLVEATQDTGSFVQLSGVLKRFACKLSKICNDLRLLSSGPYAGLNEINLPDRAAGSSIMPGKVNPIIPEVVNQVAFAVIGNDVTVSFASEGGQLQLNAFEPIIAYSLFRSITHLRNACRTLTVNCVEGITANVERLRDFVENSLALATILVPEIGYEKATLLAREARETGRRISDLVLEKGWTSRERLAELLHPQTVVSSRVVFTSSF